The Streptomyces sp. NBC_00236 DNA window GGCCCTGCGCGAGAGTGCGCAGCCGCCGCTGACGGCCGCGGGCTGGGCGGGCCGGCGCCGGTACGCCAAGGACCGGCGGTACGCCCAGGACCATCCCGGTGCGGCTCCGGTCCCGGGTCCCGGGGTTCCGTACGCCTTCGAGGCGGGCGGGGACGGGCTGCGGGTCGCGTTCGCGTGCCCGACGTGCCATCAGCGCAACAGGGTGCCGGTACGCGGCCGGGTGCGGGCGCGGTGCGCGCTGTGCCGGACGGTGCTGGACTGCACCACCTGAGAGCGCGTGGACGGACAAGAGGCCCTGGCGCGCGCCGTATTACAGTCGAAATATGACAGAAGATCCGATGGCGGCGGCAGGGGATGCGCCCAGCCTGTTCGAGGCGCTGCACGAGGGTGAGAACGCCGTCGTACAGCTGCTCCGCAGCGGCGTGCCCGCCGAGTCGGTGGACGAGGACGGGGCGAGCGCCCTCTATCTCGCGGCGGTGTCCGACCGGCCGGGGGTGGTGCGGCTGCTCCTCGCCGCGGGCGCCGACCCCGACCGGGCCTGCGGTCCCGAGTCGGGTGACCTGCCGCTGTGCGGGGCTGCGTGCGGCGGGCACACGGAGGTGGTCGAGGCGTTGCTGGCGGCCGGGGCGCGGCCGGATCTGCGTGAGCAGTTCGGGTTCACGGCGCTGCGGTGGGCGGTGGGGCTCGGTCATGCGCGGACCGCCGAGGTGCTGCTGGCGTACGGCGCGGATCCGTGTCTGCCGGGTCCGGAGGGCGAATCTCTTCTGCTGCTCGCGGCCCGCAGGGGCTCTCTGCCAACGGTGCGTGCGCTGTTGCGGCACGGTGCGGGGGCGGCGGACGGCGCGGTCGAGGAGGCGCTG harbors:
- a CDS encoding ankyrin repeat domain-containing protein translates to MTEDPMAAAGDAPSLFEALHEGENAVVQLLRSGVPAESVDEDGASALYLAAVSDRPGVVRLLLAAGADPDRACGPESGDLPLCGAACGGHTEVVEALLAAGARPDLREQFGFTALRWAVGLGHARTAEVLLAYGADPCLPGPEGESLLLLAARRGSLPTVRALLRHGAGAADGAVEEALGEARRLLDTDLEQEMRAGLRESYGERGAYEVVVSRSVVDGGQTLSVELVRDGRPFAGRDQQTGHGAIATVLETELGVRASFEELARRALRSGSPELDNWRASAEALCERGDEETRQAAAAWCAADDPLRRAFGTDVLARLGARTSPSGR